A window of Dromiciops gliroides isolate mDroGli1 chromosome X, mDroGli1.pri, whole genome shotgun sequence contains these coding sequences:
- the LOC122733987 gene encoding translation initiation factor IF-2-like produces MKDNEYKGKEMEEAGTAGTESVKKKVKYNKTEKEVSIGKGQKSIHLKNGRSSRANSPPLRPNGAFPGRKQPVGRLPVIRGLESNLVLLGSKSLRSRGAAERRGIPWPREPSVAAADLREEASEDYVALAGDSTSAQVLVAAGEVAQGAGGGKEVPPLTPDSAGTEALFKQQIQIRLQDPRAKLPAGPGRAGLGRAGPGDSRLASPRLPRPPRNSIPSASFPLPEGSWSRLRSPRLCPGLALAALTSCPPLPALPVRPSPASAPRMCAPNRNRRPAAAAAAATAAAREKQAGRRCTAAAAALPCPAPPPPPAGEGLGAGGAGARRGELSAPSARAADAASARHRPSPAARGGGTWGTGHGHLLLATHTVGQKRGAEGKKRHCPALPHPAASRRGRRRPSAPAGKVPLQSQRGAARPPPDGPAMMECGHCACAPVGGGASGESAGPSKLRVSGWPRPQTAPRGTDQGEAGRPRQRALGAADWGTRARDICFPALLAGLRAGGCPKLAPKARGRPRRSTYPGVMESLCGRLARDSWLALR; encoded by the exons ATGAAGGACAATGAGtacaaaggcaaggagatggaGGAGGCTGGTACAGCTGGAACGGAGAGTGTGAAGAAGAAAGTAAAGTataataagactgaaaag GAGGTCTCGAttggaaaaggacaaaaaagcaTCCACCTAAAGAACGGCCGAAGCAGCCGTGCCAACTCCCCACCCCTCCGCCCAAACGGTGCGTTCCCAGGCAGGAAACAGCCCGTTGGCCGGTTACCGGTTATCCGGGGCCTCGAAAGCAATCTAGTGCTGTTAGGCTCTAAATCACTACGGAGCCGGGGTGCAGCGGAGAGGAGAGGAATCCCTTGGCCAAGGGAGCCGTCCGTGGCCGCTGCCGATCTCCGGGAAGAAGCCTCCGAAGACTACGTGGCATTAGCAGGCGACAGCACAAGTGCCCAAGTGCTGGTGGCTGCAGGGGAGGTGGCTCAGGGTGCGGGGGGTGGGAAAGAAGTCCCTCCACTCACTCCCGACAGCGCCGGGACAGAGGCACTTTTTAAGCAGCAAATCCAAATACGGCTCCAAGAT CCCCGGGCTAAGCTGccggccgggccgggccgggccgggctgggccgggccgggccgggcgaCTCTCGCCTCGCCTCGCCTCGCCTCCCCAGGCCGCCCCGTAACTCTATCCCCTCCGCATCCTTCCCACTCCCCGAGGGCTCCTGGTCTCGGCTCCGCTCGCCTCGCCTGTGTCCTGGCCTCGCCCTGGCTGCGCTCACCTCCTGCCCCCCGCTCCCCGCCCTCCCCGTTCGGCCCAGCCCGGCCAGCGCGCCCCGCATGTGTGCGCCTAACAGAAACAGGCGgccggccgccgccgccgctgccgccacCGCGGCGGCGAGAGAGAAGCAGGCTGGGCGGCGATGTACAGCGGCAGCTGCTGCCCTGccttgccctgctcccccccccccccccgccggcGAGGGGCTTGGGGCGGGGGGCGCGGGCGCAAGGCGCGGGGAGCTGTCTGCTCCCTCCGCACGCGCGGCCGACGCCGCCTCAGCCCGGCACCGACCCAGCCCAGCTGCCCGGGGTGGGGGGACATGGGGCACGGGGCACGGACACTTACTGCTTGCCACACACACAGTGGGCCAGAAACGGGGGGCTGAGGGGAAAAAGCGACACTGTCCCGCCCTCCCCCACCCGGCTGCGAGCCGTCGCGGTCGTCGTCGCCCCAGCGCCCCAGCCGGCAAGGTGCCGCTTCAATCTCAGCGCGGAGCCGCTCGCCCGCCGCCGGACGGCCCCGCCATGATGGAATGTGGCCACTGCGCATGCGCCCCGGTGGGGGGGGGTGCGAGCGGGGAAAGCGCAGGACCCTCGAAGCTGAGGGTCAGCGGCTGGCCCCGGCCACAGACGGCCCCCAGAGGGACCGACCAGGGCGAGGCCGGGCGGCCCCGCCAGCGGGCGCTTGGGGCGGCGGACTGGGGAACCAGGGCACGGGACATTTGCTTCCCTGCTCTGCTCGCCGGGTTGCGGGCTGGAGGCTGCCCCAAGTTGGCCCCCAAGGCCCGGGGCAGGCCTCGCCGTTCAACTTACCCAGGTGTCATGGAAAG CCTCTGTGGTCGCCTGGCCCGGGATTCCTGGCTGGCACTTAGATGA